The Gemmata palustris genome includes a region encoding these proteins:
- a CDS encoding chemotaxis protein CheB — translation MPDQPTSPAESFPVVGVGASAGGLEAFTRFLRYLPAQPGLAIFLVQHLDPSRESLLTGILSRETTLSVREATNGMSVAVDCVYVIPPDTRMGVEGAVIRLHPRGDRSSPHQPIDFLFRSLAAAFGQRAVAVILSGGGTDGTLGLGDVREAGGVVFAQDPGSAGQAGMPTSATSAGVDAVLPPEEIARALIRLVEEPDLYRRPVADALEPLPGDSLAPLFTLLRARTGIDFEPYKQNTIRRRVARRMALRAFATVGDLTEAVRDDPSELAALSRDLLIGVTRFFRDPDVFDRLQRTTLTHLLRDRPADGPVRVWVPGCSTGEEAYSLAIALIEALGDAADVPVKIMATDANDGALVRARAGIYPENIEADVSPERLRKFFRPVPGGYRVSPAVRDLCVFARHDLTADPPFARMDLISCRNVLIYFDATLQRRVVPQFHYALRPGGYLLLGPSEAIGPFADLFVPVGRDDRIYTRTLAPTRLPSGLATGMGTWSRPAGSPAVPLQEGGLADVQRETDRLLARYAPPAVLVDDNLNILQFRGNTDPYLHHPAGTAGLDLLRMVREGLLPDLRSGVAQARAEAAGVRRTGVRVGEGDEARRVALQISPVSGGPGLQCFLVVFEDEEGRPPAPPPVVPTGDAELTERVVQLRRELNVSREHQQAVAEQYEVANEELKSANEEILASNEELQSTNEELQTTKEEMQSANEELETVNEELQHRNRELGRANDDLNSLLVGVNVPVVVVGRDLRIRRITVQAQAAFGLLAADVGRSLREVGFGIDVPDLIAAVGRAIDNLEATAFEARDRNGRWYAMRVRPYETGDNRIDGAVVTALDIDAARRAEAARRELEAQVHQVQKLESLGLMAAGIAHDLNNLLTPVLGYTQVMLAELPKDASLHPMLSEVAQSARLAADIVQQLHSYSGKTRREVRTANLSELVQGPKGLLERAAGRAELRFDLADAPLPVEVDAAQIAQVVLNLVTNAGEAVAAEGGIVTVRTDAIHAGRADLTSPYLEGTVLPEGRYAVLEVTDNGSGMGEDTLRQLFDPFYTTKFTGRGLGLAVVLGIVRGHDGTIRVRSEPDRGATFRILLPLSNRPIPEPVGPDTLLAPDGWKGSGTVLVVDDERPVRGLIQLVLKKAGFTVLEAGDGEEGLKMFRSKADSIRLVLADMTMPRMGGQKFVAALLEERPAVPILVMSGYSVEQAAGQFKSRLVSGFVQKPFAPEVLLGAIRSALAVRPAGS, via the coding sequence TTGCCCGATCAACCAACCTCGCCGGCCGAGTCGTTTCCCGTGGTCGGGGTCGGGGCGTCCGCCGGTGGGCTCGAAGCGTTTACACGTTTCCTCCGGTACTTGCCCGCACAGCCCGGTCTCGCGATCTTCCTCGTTCAGCACCTCGACCCGTCGCGCGAGAGCCTGCTCACCGGGATCCTGTCCCGGGAGACCACTCTGTCGGTGCGTGAAGCGACCAACGGCATGTCGGTCGCGGTGGACTGCGTCTACGTGATCCCGCCCGACACCCGGATGGGCGTCGAGGGAGCGGTGATCCGCTTGCACCCGCGTGGGGACCGCTCGTCGCCCCACCAACCGATCGACTTCCTGTTCCGCTCGCTCGCCGCCGCGTTCGGCCAACGAGCGGTCGCCGTGATCCTGTCCGGCGGGGGCACCGACGGGACGCTGGGGCTGGGCGACGTCCGCGAGGCCGGTGGCGTCGTGTTCGCACAGGACCCGGGCTCGGCCGGGCAAGCGGGCATGCCCACCAGTGCGACCAGCGCCGGCGTGGACGCCGTTCTGCCGCCCGAGGAGATCGCCCGCGCCCTGATCCGGTTGGTCGAAGAACCGGACCTGTACCGGCGGCCCGTCGCCGACGCCCTGGAGCCGCTGCCCGGCGACTCGCTCGCGCCGCTGTTCACCTTGCTGCGCGCCCGCACCGGGATCGATTTCGAGCCGTACAAGCAGAACACGATCCGCCGCCGGGTGGCGCGGCGCATGGCCCTGCGGGCGTTCGCGACCGTCGGCGACCTGACGGAAGCGGTTCGCGACGACCCCTCGGAACTTGCCGCCCTGTCCCGCGACCTGCTCATCGGCGTCACCCGGTTCTTCCGCGACCCGGACGTGTTCGATCGGCTCCAGCGCACCACCCTTACGCACCTCCTTCGGGACCGGCCCGCGGACGGTCCGGTGCGCGTGTGGGTTCCCGGGTGCTCCACCGGCGAGGAGGCGTACTCGCTCGCCATCGCCCTGATCGAGGCCCTCGGCGACGCGGCCGACGTGCCGGTGAAGATCATGGCTACCGATGCCAACGACGGCGCTCTGGTCCGGGCGCGGGCCGGGATCTACCCGGAGAACATTGAAGCCGACGTGTCCCCGGAGCGGCTCCGCAAGTTCTTCCGCCCCGTACCCGGCGGGTACCGGGTGAGCCCGGCGGTCCGTGACCTGTGCGTGTTCGCCCGCCACGACTTGACCGCCGACCCGCCGTTCGCGCGCATGGACCTGATCTCGTGCCGGAACGTGTTGATTTATTTCGACGCGACGCTCCAGCGCCGCGTGGTCCCCCAGTTTCATTACGCGCTGCGCCCCGGCGGGTACCTGCTGCTCGGTCCGTCGGAGGCGATCGGCCCGTTCGCCGACCTGTTCGTGCCCGTGGGCCGCGACGACCGGATCTACACCCGCACACTGGCCCCGACCCGGCTCCCGTCCGGGCTCGCCACCGGTATGGGCACCTGGAGCCGGCCGGCGGGCTCGCCCGCGGTGCCGCTGCAGGAGGGCGGCCTCGCGGACGTCCAGCGCGAGACGGACCGGTTGCTCGCCCGGTACGCGCCGCCCGCGGTACTCGTCGACGACAACCTGAACATCTTGCAGTTCCGCGGGAACACCGACCCGTACCTGCACCACCCGGCCGGGACCGCCGGACTCGACCTCTTGCGGATGGTCCGCGAGGGGCTGCTCCCGGACCTGCGCAGCGGTGTCGCTCAGGCGCGGGCGGAGGCCGCGGGCGTCCGCCGCACGGGCGTTCGCGTCGGCGAGGGGGACGAAGCCCGGAGAGTGGCGCTTCAGATCAGCCCGGTCTCGGGCGGCCCCGGCCTGCAGTGCTTCTTGGTCGTGTTCGAGGACGAAGAGGGGCGCCCGCCCGCGCCCCCCCCCGTCGTCCCGACCGGCGACGCCGAGCTCACCGAGCGGGTGGTGCAACTCCGGCGCGAGCTGAACGTGAGCCGCGAGCACCAGCAGGCGGTGGCCGAGCAGTACGAGGTGGCCAACGAGGAACTCAAGTCGGCCAACGAGGAGATCCTGGCGAGCAACGAGGAGCTCCAGAGCACCAACGAAGAGTTGCAGACGACCAAAGAGGAGATGCAATCGGCGAACGAGGAGCTGGAGACGGTTAACGAGGAGCTGCAGCATCGCAATCGGGAACTCGGGCGCGCCAACGATGACCTGAACAGCCTGCTCGTCGGGGTCAACGTGCCGGTCGTGGTGGTGGGTCGGGACCTCCGCATCCGCCGGATCACGGTTCAGGCACAGGCCGCCTTCGGGCTCCTCGCGGCGGACGTCGGGCGGTCGCTCCGCGAGGTCGGGTTCGGAATCGACGTGCCGGACCTGATCGCGGCCGTGGGGCGGGCCATCGACAACTTAGAAGCGACCGCGTTCGAGGCCCGGGACCGGAACGGGCGCTGGTACGCGATGCGGGTCCGCCCCTACGAGACGGGCGACAACCGGATCGACGGGGCGGTGGTCACGGCCCTCGACATCGACGCCGCGAGGCGGGCCGAGGCCGCGCGCCGCGAACTGGAGGCGCAGGTCCATCAGGTCCAGAAGCTTGAGAGCCTCGGCCTCATGGCCGCCGGGATCGCCCACGACCTGAACAACCTGCTGACCCCGGTGCTCGGATACACGCAAGTGATGCTCGCCGAGCTCCCGAAGGACGCGTCCCTGCACCCGATGCTGTCCGAGGTCGCTCAGTCGGCCCGACTCGCCGCCGACATCGTGCAGCAGCTCCACTCGTACTCGGGCAAGACCCGGCGCGAGGTGCGGACGGCAAACCTGAGCGAGCTGGTCCAGGGGCCGAAGGGTCTGCTGGAGCGGGCGGCGGGGCGTGCGGAGCTGCGGTTCGATCTGGCCGACGCGCCACTACCCGTCGAGGTCGACGCCGCTCAAATCGCGCAGGTCGTCCTGAATCTGGTCACCAATGCGGGCGAGGCCGTTGCTGCCGAGGGGGGCATCGTGACCGTGCGAACGGACGCGATTCATGCGGGCCGGGCCGACCTGACGTCGCCCTATTTAGAGGGGACCGTACTACCCGAGGGGCGGTACGCGGTGCTGGAAGTGACGGACAACGGGAGCGGGATGGGCGAGGATACCTTGAGGCAGTTGTTCGACCCGTTCTACACGACCAAGTTCACCGGGCGCGGGCTGGGGCTCGCTGTGGTGCTGGGGATCGTGCGGGGTCACGACGGAACGATCCGGGTCCGCAGCGAGCCGGACCGGGGCGCGACCTTCCGGATTTTATTGCCCCTGTCGAACCGCCCGATTCCCGAGCCGGTGGGTCCCGATACGCTCCTCGCTCCGGACGGCTGGAAGGGGTCGGGAACGGTGCTGGTCGTGGACGACGAGAGGCCCGTGCGCGGGCTCATTCAGCTGGTTCTCAAGAAGGCCGGCTTCACCGTTCTGGAGGCCGGGGACGGTGAAGAAGGGCTAAAAATGTTCCGCAGCAAAGCGGACTCGATCCGATTAGTGCTAGCGGACATGACGATGCCCCGCATGGGCGGGCAAAAGTTCGTGGCGGCGCTCCTGGAGGAGCGGCCCGCCGTTCCGATCCTGGTGATGAGCGGGTACAGCGTCGAACAGGCCGCCGGTCAGTTTAAGAGTCGTTTGGTCAGCGGATTCGTTCAGAAGCCGTTCGCTCCGGAGGTACTGCTGGGGGCCATTCGGAGCGCCCTCGCTGTGCGGCCGGCCGGATCGTGA
- the hisG gene encoding ATP phosphoribosyltransferase has translation MNNVLKLGLPAGSLQEATADLFRKAGYKITFPSRSYYPVIDDPELHCTLIRAQEMGRYVADGSLDCGLTGHDWIVESDAHVEELSELVFSKVSRRPVRWVLAVPNDSPIQGPKDLQGKRIATEVVNITKKWLASHGVTAQVEFSWGATEVKPPKFADAIVEVTETGSSLRANNLRIVCDLLSSTTRFVANPGAAADPWKRQKMDDLILMLKGAMAAEGKVGLMMNVRRSDLARVLAQLPALKNPTIAPLADQDFVAVNTIIDEDTVRHIIPQLKGAGASGIVEYPLTKIID, from the coding sequence ATGAACAACGTGTTGAAGTTGGGGCTCCCGGCCGGGTCGCTGCAAGAGGCGACCGCCGATCTGTTCCGCAAGGCCGGGTACAAGATCACCTTCCCGTCTCGCAGCTATTACCCCGTGATCGACGACCCGGAACTGCACTGCACGCTCATCCGCGCGCAGGAAATGGGCCGCTACGTCGCCGACGGGTCGCTCGACTGCGGGCTGACCGGGCACGACTGGATCGTGGAGAGCGACGCCCACGTGGAGGAGCTCAGTGAGCTCGTCTTCAGCAAGGTGAGCCGCCGGCCGGTGCGGTGGGTGCTCGCGGTGCCGAACGATTCGCCGATCCAGGGGCCGAAGGACTTGCAGGGCAAGCGCATTGCCACCGAGGTCGTGAACATTACGAAGAAGTGGCTCGCGTCGCACGGTGTGACCGCGCAGGTCGAGTTCAGTTGGGGCGCGACCGAGGTGAAGCCGCCCAAGTTCGCCGACGCGATCGTGGAAGTGACCGAGACCGGGAGCTCGCTCCGGGCGAACAACCTGCGCATCGTGTGCGACCTCCTGAGCAGCACGACGCGGTTCGTCGCCAACCCGGGCGCGGCCGCGGACCCGTGGAAGCGCCAGAAGATGGACGACCTCATTCTCATGCTCAAGGGCGCGATGGCCGCCGAGGGCAAGGTGGGGCTGATGATGAACGTGCGCCGCTCCGACTTGGCGCGCGTGCTCGCGCAACTCCCGGCGCTGAAGAACCCGACGATCGCACCGCTGGCCGACCAGGACTTCGTCGCGGTGAACACGATCATCGACGAGGACACGGTTCGGCACATCATCCCGCAACTGAAGGGCGCCGGCGCCAGCGGCATCGTCGAGTACCCGCTCACCAAGATCATCGACTGA
- a CDS encoding BBP7 family outer membrane beta-barrel protein, with product MRKGLLGSIAALAAGAGAAWGQSPIEPGAPPTGVPGVGAPAPLGGPSPFGPPPGAAPGGGPFAPGPVIMPPGNYGPADDPLGLGPVGGFGPPPSPMYPMPGPYGAQSYQPAPNGGGGGLGSAPQWWVDGEYLLWFTKGQPVRYPLLTSSAPADMGVLGAASTVALVDRGTLGYNAMSGMRLSAGFFGDADRRFGFNLTGFFTERRSNIQDFGGLGNFSGVPVLARPFVDANQATSTIVLSSADFGPASVQVGTSTSTFSIEPSAVWNLYRSAPGARKAWSLDFLAGYRFFQLKEDLWVDSLTALNSGLILPIFQTGPFGVVTRVGTQTVPNQASFGGVIIQTPAFVNVRDSFRATNNFNGASFGLRTEARCGIVSASASAKVSIGNLHQRLDIFGGSSFVDFTGVSGSQINNTVARGTGGGAGGAYGGVLANASNIGTYTDDRFTYMPEFGGTIGIAFTKGLTGYVGVNFLYLPDVLRPGNQVNPVVSSAAIPFGSNYGTAGAVRSPGVTLDQSDYWLGGVTFGLQVRY from the coding sequence ATGCGAAAGGGATTGTTGGGATCGATCGCGGCTTTGGCCGCGGGGGCCGGGGCCGCTTGGGGACAGTCCCCAATTGAGCCCGGAGCACCACCCACCGGGGTTCCCGGTGTGGGTGCGCCCGCCCCGTTGGGCGGCCCGTCACCGTTCGGCCCGCCACCCGGCGCGGCCCCCGGTGGCGGACCGTTCGCACCGGGGCCGGTCATTATGCCGCCGGGTAACTACGGCCCGGCGGACGACCCGTTGGGGCTCGGCCCGGTCGGTGGGTTCGGCCCGCCACCGAGCCCGATGTACCCGATGCCGGGGCCATACGGGGCGCAGTCTTACCAGCCGGCCCCGAACGGGGGCGGGGGCGGACTCGGGAGCGCGCCGCAGTGGTGGGTCGACGGTGAGTACCTGTTGTGGTTCACCAAGGGCCAGCCGGTCCGCTACCCGCTGCTGACCTCCAGCGCGCCGGCGGACATGGGCGTCCTCGGTGCGGCGAGCACCGTCGCTCTCGTGGACCGGGGGACGCTCGGCTACAACGCGATGAGCGGTATGCGGCTGTCGGCCGGGTTCTTCGGCGACGCGGACCGCCGGTTCGGGTTCAATTTGACCGGGTTCTTCACCGAGCGCCGGTCGAACATCCAGGACTTCGGCGGGCTGGGGAACTTCTCGGGCGTCCCGGTACTGGCCCGTCCGTTCGTGGACGCGAACCAGGCCACGAGCACGATCGTGCTCTCGAGTGCGGACTTCGGTCCGGCGAGCGTGCAGGTCGGTACCAGCACCTCGACGTTCAGCATCGAACCGTCGGCGGTCTGGAATCTGTACCGGTCCGCGCCCGGTGCGCGGAAGGCCTGGTCGCTCGACTTCCTGGCCGGGTACCGGTTCTTCCAGCTCAAGGAAGACCTGTGGGTCGACAGCCTCACGGCCCTGAACAGCGGGCTGATCCTCCCGATCTTCCAGACGGGGCCGTTCGGGGTCGTCACCCGCGTCGGGACGCAGACCGTCCCGAACCAGGCCAGCTTCGGCGGGGTCATCATCCAGACGCCGGCGTTCGTCAACGTCCGCGACTCGTTCCGGGCCACCAACAACTTTAACGGTGCGTCCTTCGGGCTCCGCACCGAAGCCCGCTGCGGCATCGTGAGTGCGAGTGCGAGTGCGAAGGTCTCGATCGGCAACCTGCACCAGCGATTGGATATCTTCGGTGGCAGCTCGTTCGTCGACTTCACCGGGGTGTCGGGCTCGCAGATCAACAACACGGTCGCCCGCGGCACCGGCGGCGGGGCCGGCGGGGCCTACGGCGGGGTGCTGGCGAACGCGAGCAACATCGGCACCTACACCGACGACCGGTTCACCTACATGCCGGAGTTCGGTGGGACCATCGGCATCGCCTTCACTAAGGGGCTGACCGGGTACGTCGGGGTGAACTTCCTGTACCTCCCGGACGTGCTCCGCCCGGGCAACCAGGTGAACCCGGTTGTCAGTAGTGCCGCGATCCCGTTCGGGTCGAACTACGGGACGGCCGGTGCGGTTCGCTCGCCGGGCGTCACGCTCGACCAGTCCGATTACTGGCTGGGCGGCGTCACCTTCGGCCTCCAAGTCCGGTACTGA
- a CDS encoding DinB family protein gives MPPTGELARIDDELRRAYDGGAWHGPPLREVLNGVPAETAAGKHPQLTRTAWARVNHPAADTDVVARRITEWRAIGAPGAGDSLPATETAEEAWTAALENLDRQHRTLLAVLAGLDVAQLDEIVPGKTYPVAVMLHGIAQHYTYHAGQIAPLKKLVG, from the coding sequence ATGCCGCCGACCGGAGAACTCGCCCGGATCGACGACGAACTCCGCCGGGCCTACGACGGCGGCGCCTGGCACGGACCGCCGCTGCGCGAGGTGTTGAACGGGGTCCCAGCCGAGACGGCCGCTGGGAAGCACCCGCAACTGACCCGCACCGCGTGGGCGCGGGTGAATCACCCGGCCGCGGATACCGACGTGGTCGCGCGACGGATCACCGAGTGGCGGGCCATCGGCGCGCCCGGAGCCGGGGACAGCCTGCCGGCGACGGAGACCGCGGAGGAGGCGTGGACCGCCGCGCTGGAGAACCTGGACCGCCAGCACCGCACGCTACTGGCGGTGCTGGCCGGGCTCGACGTCGCGCAGCTTGATGAGATCGTGCCCGGGAAGACGTACCCGGTTGCTGTCATGCTCCACGGGATCGCGCAGCACTACACCTACCACGCTGGGCAAATTGCGCCGCTGAAGAAGTTGGTGGGATGA